A DNA window from Chlamydia felis Fe/C-56 contains the following coding sequences:
- a CDS encoding PP2C family protein-serine/threonine phosphatase, which translates to MQNTVDFDYFGLSDIGMVRSRNEDFWQVNLYSKAVAIADGMGGCSGGDVASHEAIFSLMELIDARQSQLAEFKDDRYREALKVILSEVNGLIYEHGLMDSHLQGMGTTLSFMQFFQEKAWVLHVGDSRIYRLRGEKLSCLTEDHSLANQLKNRYGLSKQSDKMYPYRHILTNVLGSRPQVTPDIRDISYEKEDLFVFCSDGLTNMVSDADMRDILLQTTTLEESGNILISLANSRGGSDNVTVVLVRIQ; encoded by the coding sequence ATGCAAAATACTGTAGATTTTGATTATTTTGGTTTAAGTGATATAGGGATGGTTCGCTCCAGAAATGAAGATTTTTGGCAGGTCAATCTTTACTCCAAGGCTGTAGCTATCGCAGATGGCATGGGGGGATGCTCGGGAGGAGACGTTGCTTCTCATGAAGCCATTTTTAGTTTAATGGAGCTTATTGATGCCAGGCAGTCTCAGCTGGCAGAGTTTAAGGACGATCGATACCGAGAGGCATTAAAGGTAATACTCTCTGAAGTTAATGGTTTGATTTATGAGCATGGACTTATGGATTCGCATCTTCAGGGGATGGGAACCACATTGAGTTTCATGCAATTTTTTCAGGAAAAAGCCTGGGTACTTCATGTGGGAGATAGTCGGATTTATCGTTTGCGCGGTGAAAAACTCTCTTGTTTGACCGAAGATCATTCTCTAGCAAATCAGTTGAAAAATCGTTATGGGCTTTCTAAACAATCGGATAAGATGTATCCTTATCGTCATATTCTGACTAATGTTTTGGGAAGTCGTCCCCAAGTTACCCCTGATATTCGGGATATTTCTTACGAGAAGGAAGACTTATTTGTTTTTTGCTCCGATGGCCTGACGAATATGGTTTCCGATGCAGATATGCGGGATATTTTACTTCAGACTACGACTTTAGAAGAAAGTGGGAATATACTAATTTCTCTAGCAAATAGTCGAGGGGGATCTGATAACGTTACCGTGGTGTTAGTCCGAATACAATAG
- the mutY gene encoding A/G-specific adenine glycosylase has translation MAKIAFSERAKKFPVEKLKQWFIDNKRSFPWRDDPSPYNVWVSEVMLQQTRAEVVVKYFLEWMKRFPTIESLATANEEEVIKAWEGLGYYTRVRNLLLGARMVMKDFGGKLPDDPLDLMQIKGLGPYTVHAILAFAFKRRTAAVDGNVLRVISRVFLIDASIDLESTKTWIFRITLSILPVKDPQVVAEALIELGACVCKRSPKCEICPLNSVCGAFKEKKQKSLPIRHARKKVVSLFRWVAIILYEDFIVLEQRKPEEMMAGLYEFPYIEVGSLDDLADINALVQEMECYVGSSLIFCGELEEQRHSFTHYKVRLIPKIFYARSKPKSELLYPLNTIDSLPFSSGHRKIKDWLLENPCVISNPELVKV, from the coding sequence ATGGCAAAGATAGCTTTTTCTGAAAGAGCGAAGAAATTTCCTGTAGAAAAGTTAAAACAATGGTTTATAGATAATAAGCGCAGCTTCCCCTGGAGGGATGATCCTTCACCTTATAATGTCTGGGTTTCTGAGGTTATGCTCCAGCAGACTCGAGCAGAGGTTGTTGTAAAGTATTTTCTTGAGTGGATGAAGAGATTCCCCACTATAGAATCTTTAGCTACAGCTAACGAAGAGGAAGTGATTAAGGCCTGGGAGGGTTTGGGTTATTATACTAGAGTTCGAAATCTTCTTCTTGGCGCGCGCATGGTTATGAAGGATTTTGGAGGCAAGCTGCCGGATGATCCCTTAGATTTAATGCAGATAAAGGGTTTGGGTCCTTATACGGTACACGCAATTTTGGCTTTTGCTTTTAAAAGAAGAACCGCTGCGGTCGATGGCAATGTGTTGCGTGTGATCAGTAGGGTCTTTTTGATAGATGCTTCCATAGATTTAGAATCTACAAAAACATGGATATTTAGAATTACTCTGTCTATTCTGCCGGTTAAAGATCCACAAGTAGTGGCTGAGGCTTTGATAGAACTAGGAGCTTGTGTTTGTAAACGTTCTCCTAAGTGCGAAATCTGTCCTTTGAATTCTGTTTGCGGAGCTTTTAAAGAGAAGAAACAAAAATCTCTTCCTATACGTCATGCTAGAAAAAAAGTCGTTTCTCTATTTCGCTGGGTAGCGATTATCCTTTATGAAGATTTTATTGTTCTTGAACAGAGAAAACCTGAGGAGATGATGGCGGGGTTGTATGAATTTCCCTATATCGAGGTCGGGTCTTTGGATGATCTTGCCGATATAAACGCACTTGTTCAAGAAATGGAATGTTATGTAGGATCCTCGTTAATTTTTTGTGGAGAATTAGAAGAACAACGTCACTCCTTTACTCATTATAAGGTTCGTTTGATTCCAAAAATTTTCTACGCTAGATCTAAACCAAAATCAGAGCTATTGTATCCCTTAAATACTATCGATTCTTTACCTTTTTCTTCTGGTCACAGGAAAATAAAGGATTGGTTGTTAGAGAATCCTTGTGTTATTTCTAATCCTGAACTTGTAAAGGTTTAA
- a CDS encoding CT253 family lipoprotein → MRKLLLLVSCGLMSINLTSCSLPASGSYHPKLYKSGSKAKGVVAMLPVFYRTGKVSEALPWNLQAEFTQEIGKRFHSSEKVFLIKHSASPQIISQFYSPVVPEFSPQAVAEFLPAEFVVATELLEQKISQDMSGQDSIIASVRVRVFDIRHNKVSLIYQEIIESSQPLATTTSDYHRYGWQTKNFEATPMGLMHQRLFREIVARVEGYVCANYS, encoded by the coding sequence ATGCGAAAACTACTTTTATTAGTTTCTTGTGGACTTATGTCAATCAACCTAACTAGCTGTTCTCTACCAGCATCTGGGAGTTATCATCCTAAACTTTACAAATCTGGAAGCAAGGCCAAAGGCGTTGTGGCTATGTTGCCGGTATTTTACCGTACAGGCAAAGTTTCAGAAGCTCTCCCATGGAATTTACAAGCCGAGTTTACTCAGGAAATTGGAAAGAGATTCCATTCTTCTGAAAAAGTATTCTTAATTAAACATTCTGCATCACCACAAATCATCTCACAATTTTATTCTCCTGTGGTTCCTGAATTTTCTCCTCAAGCGGTAGCTGAGTTTCTCCCTGCAGAATTTGTCGTGGCCACGGAATTGTTAGAGCAAAAAATATCACAAGATATGTCTGGTCAAGACTCTATCATAGCCTCTGTGCGTGTACGTGTTTTTGATATTCGTCACAATAAGGTTTCCTTAATCTATCAGGAAATCATTGAATCTAGCCAACCTCTAGCTACCACAACTAGCGATTATCATCGTTACGGATGGCAAACCAAAAATTTCGAAGCAACTCCCATGGGTCTGATGCACCAGCGTCTATTTCGAGAAATTGTCGCTAGAGTTGAAGGCTATGTTTGTGCTAATTATTCGTAA
- a CDS encoding YbjN domain-containing protein, with protein MTTWSLNQNNLSKYLTNAGLEPLLERESGLTYINIQAEDHELPLFFVIRSEGEILQMICYFPYQLYDNQKEATARLLHLLNRDVDIPGFGMDEEQGLIFYRLVVPCLKGEINETLLRVYIDTIRLVCDSFSHAIGLISSGNMNLDELKKQARKENKN; from the coding sequence ATGACAACATGGTCTTTAAATCAAAATAACCTATCAAAATACCTTACGAATGCAGGGCTAGAACCTCTTTTAGAAAGAGAGAGCGGGTTAACATATATAAATATCCAAGCCGAAGATCACGAACTTCCCCTATTTTTTGTGATTCGCAGTGAAGGAGAAATCCTTCAAATGATTTGTTACTTCCCTTATCAACTATATGACAATCAAAAAGAAGCTACAGCCCGACTTCTGCATTTGCTGAATAGAGATGTGGACATTCCTGGATTTGGCATGGATGAAGAACAGGGGTTAATTTTTTATCGTTTAGTAGTTCCTTGTCTAAAAGGTGAAATTAATGAAACATTATTGCGCGTATATATCGACACCATTAGATTGGTTTGCGATAGTTTTTCCCATGCTATAGGTTTGATATCTTCAGGAAATATGAATCTTGATGAGTTGAAAAAACAAGCGCGTAAAGAAAATAAAAATTAG
- a CDS encoding RluA family pseudouridine synthase: MKEFSWVANRVERLSSFLRSKLPDYTKQIIFDSIRYHGCRVNGRLERFESYKVQPGDCIALTLQIRSEPKILWEDQHCCIYDKPTHTTTEDLAKTTGLHIVHRLDRDTTGCILFAKNTNSAHALSELFKKRKIHKQYTALVFGHPKKSSGTLISYTAPKSRRCGAVIFGNTDKHSGKLTITHWSVLHSYKHYTLMLCQPFTGRTHQIRLHMHMLGNPIVGDLDYGRKEQPKNIFRPLLHAHSLTFTSPLSQEKVDVVASSSGDPRKVAPHLLID; encoded by the coding sequence ATGAAAGAATTCTCTTGGGTTGCTAATCGCGTAGAGAGATTATCATCTTTTCTACGTTCAAAGCTGCCCGATTATACAAAGCAAATCATTTTCGATTCGATTCGTTATCACGGTTGTCGTGTAAACGGCCGTTTAGAAAGGTTCGAGTCTTATAAAGTTCAACCAGGAGATTGCATTGCTCTTACCTTACAAATAAGGTCAGAGCCAAAAATTCTTTGGGAAGATCAGCACTGCTGTATTTATGATAAGCCTACGCACACCACTACGGAAGATCTTGCAAAAACAACAGGACTCCATATAGTCCATAGACTAGATAGAGATACCACAGGATGTATTCTATTTGCTAAAAACACCAATTCTGCTCATGCCCTCTCGGAACTGTTCAAGAAACGAAAAATACATAAACAATACACCGCTTTAGTTTTTGGTCATCCAAAAAAATCTTCTGGGACGTTAATTTCTTATACAGCTCCCAAATCCCGTCGCTGCGGTGCTGTGATTTTTGGAAATACTGACAAACATTCGGGGAAACTGACAATTACACATTGGTCTGTGCTTCATTCCTACAAACATTATACTCTGATGCTCTGCCAACCTTTTACCGGAAGAACGCATCAGATTCGTCTACACATGCATATGCTGGGTAACCCTATCGTCGGCGATCTAGATTACGGCAGGAAAGAACAACCAAAAAATATATTTCGTCCGTTATTACATGCTCATTCCCTAACATTTACATCGCCTCTATCTCAAGAAAAGGTGGATGTCGTAGCTTCCTCTTCTGGAGATCCTAGAAAAGTTGCTCCCCACCTACTTATAGATTAA
- a CDS encoding MazG nucleotide pyrophosphohydrolase domain-containing protein, with product MKNINFSQLIELVRKKVTEGVCPWTDSQDFDSILSHIHQECQELREAVHEGHSLEAVTSEAGDVLTLALLLCFKMEFLGMTSIDAIIDESLAKMRRRAPHVFDSSKTISYEEARKAWDLAKLEEKSEK from the coding sequence ATGAAAAATATAAATTTTTCGCAATTGATAGAGCTTGTTAGAAAAAAGGTGACAGAGGGTGTCTGTCCTTGGACAGACAGCCAGGATTTCGATTCTATACTAAGTCATATCCATCAAGAGTGTCAGGAGCTTAGAGAAGCTGTTCATGAGGGACATTCTTTAGAGGCGGTCACTTCTGAAGCAGGAGATGTCCTTACTCTCGCACTATTGTTATGTTTTAAGATGGAATTCCTTGGGATGACATCTATAGACGCAATTATTGATGAGTCTCTTGCTAAAATGCGACGCCGTGCTCCTCATGTTTTTGATTCTAGTAAAACCATTTCTTATGAGGAGGCTAGAAAAGCGTGGGACCTGGCCAAACTTGAAGAAAAGAGCGAAAAGTAG
- a CDS encoding cysteine desulfurase family protein — MIYLDNNAMASLEPGLLEFLQQLFRQGVYANPSSVHSAGKKSRKLVLETTELIQKTLSFSGQVIYTASATESLNLAIASLPKGSHVITCSCEHPAIIEPLKNAHLSVSYLDPKQGSCVVCPEQIEAAVTPATTAIVLGWVNSEIGARIDIEAIAHVAKAHNLQFIVDATAIIGREKVAVPKGVTMVAFSGHKFHALSGIGALLISSGVKVAPLLRGGGQQGGIRSGTENLWGIASLYYIFNLLDKKQEEISEKILRYRNYFEKCLKEHISDISIHCEHQPRVNNVSAIAFPPLEGEVMQIALDIEGVACGYGSACSSGATTAFKSLVSMQVDQDIAAATLRFSFSHLLTQEDLDLALEKIVKVITHLKSAW; from the coding sequence ATGATCTATTTGGATAATAATGCCATGGCCTCTCTAGAGCCTGGTCTTTTAGAATTTTTACAGCAACTTTTTCGCCAAGGTGTTTACGCTAATCCCTCGAGTGTGCATAGCGCTGGGAAAAAATCCCGAAAGCTAGTGCTGGAAACCACAGAATTAATTCAAAAGACCCTGTCTTTTTCTGGACAGGTAATTTACACTGCAAGTGCAACGGAAAGTTTAAATCTGGCCATTGCAAGTCTCCCAAAGGGAAGCCACGTCATTACTTGTAGTTGCGAACATCCCGCTATAATAGAACCTTTAAAAAACGCCCATCTTTCTGTGTCTTATTTAGATCCTAAACAGGGAAGTTGTGTGGTCTGCCCAGAGCAAATAGAAGCTGCTGTCACTCCTGCAACTACAGCAATTGTTTTAGGATGGGTAAATAGCGAAATTGGCGCAAGAATAGATATAGAGGCGATAGCGCATGTGGCCAAAGCGCACAATTTACAGTTCATTGTAGATGCAACAGCCATTATCGGTAGGGAGAAAGTAGCAGTTCCTAAGGGGGTCACCATGGTTGCCTTTAGTGGGCATAAATTTCATGCTCTTTCAGGAATAGGGGCTCTTCTTATCTCATCAGGAGTGAAGGTGGCTCCTTTGCTAAGAGGCGGGGGGCAGCAAGGGGGAATACGCTCTGGAACAGAGAACCTATGGGGAATTGCTTCGTTATACTATATCTTTAATCTTCTAGATAAAAAACAAGAAGAAATCTCAGAGAAAATTTTACGTTACCGTAATTATTTTGAGAAATGTCTGAAGGAGCATATTTCTGATATTAGCATTCATTGTGAGCATCAACCTCGTGTGAACAATGTTTCTGCTATAGCTTTTCCTCCATTAGAGGGCGAGGTGATGCAAATAGCTTTAGATATCGAAGGCGTAGCCTGTGGTTATGGATCAGCGTGCTCTTCTGGAGCTACTACAGCTTTTAAATCTTTAGTCTCGATGCAAGTAGATCAAGATATAGCTGCGGCTACGTTGCGATTTTCTTTCTCTCATTTACTCACTCAGGAAGACTTAGATTTAGCCCTAGAAAAAATCGTCAAGGTAATTACTCATTTAAAAAGTGCTTGGTAG
- a CDS encoding enoyl-[acyl-carrier-protein] reductase has product MLKIDLTGKVAFIAGIGDDQGYGWGIAKVLAEAGATIIVGTWVPIYKIFSQSWDLGKFDESRKLSDGSLLEIKKVYPMDASFDKPEDVPSDIAENKRYKGISGYTISEVVEQVTKDFGHIDILIHSLANSPEISKSLLETSRKGYLSALSTSSYSLVSLLAHFGPIMNPGGSSISLTYLAASRAVPGYGGGMSAAKAALESDTKMLAWEAGRKWGIRVNTISAGPLASRAGKAIGFIEKMVDYYLDWSPIPEPMTTEQVGAAAAFLVSSLASAITGETLYVDHGANIMGIGPEMLPKNS; this is encoded by the coding sequence ATGTTAAAGATCGATTTAACTGGCAAAGTAGCTTTTATAGCAGGGATTGGTGACGACCAAGGCTATGGCTGGGGAATCGCTAAAGTTCTGGCTGAAGCTGGAGCTACCATCATTGTAGGAACATGGGTACCTATTTATAAAATCTTCTCTCAATCTTGGGATTTAGGGAAATTTGATGAGTCAAGAAAGTTATCCGATGGGAGCCTCTTAGAGATTAAGAAAGTCTATCCCATGGATGCAAGTTTCGATAAACCAGAGGATGTTCCTTCAGACATTGCTGAGAACAAACGTTATAAAGGGATCTCAGGATACACGATTTCAGAAGTTGTTGAGCAAGTGACTAAGGATTTCGGTCATATTGATATTTTAATCCACTCTCTAGCTAATAGTCCGGAAATTTCTAAGTCGCTCTTAGAAACCTCACGCAAAGGTTATCTATCAGCATTAAGCACATCGAGCTATTCTCTAGTAAGCCTATTAGCTCACTTCGGCCCCATTATGAATCCTGGAGGCAGTAGCATTTCATTAACCTATTTAGCTGCTTCACGAGCTGTTCCAGGCTATGGCGGAGGCATGAGTGCAGCAAAAGCTGCTTTAGAAAGTGATACAAAAATGCTTGCTTGGGAAGCAGGAAGAAAATGGGGAATTCGTGTAAACACCATCTCCGCAGGGCCTCTAGCTAGCCGTGCAGGCAAAGCCATCGGATTTATCGAGAAGATGGTGGATTATTACTTAGATTGGTCCCCTATTCCCGAACCTATGACAACAGAACAAGTCGGAGCTGCTGCTGCATTTTTAGTTTCTTCATTAGCTAGTGCAATTACCGGAGAAACACTTTATGTAGATCATGGAGCAAATATTATGGGAATTGGCCCTGAAATGCTTCCTAAGAACTCTTAA
- a CDS encoding FliO/MopB family protein has protein sequence MPHKIFSYFAFCSDDLALADTSSEQINLQRMFPENMRLEMFKILGSLILLLTLFGIGVWAFKKFLKSKGQGFGNSSTIKILDRRSLNPKTCIYIIRVVNKTLVIAESGEKITLLSEFPPDTDINELLQQNEKKGPSSTSDFLSKSIRKFYKTKKMDDARVSNLTDKEF, from the coding sequence ATGCCTCATAAAATTTTTTCTTATTTCGCATTTTGTTCAGACGACCTAGCTCTGGCCGATACTTCTAGCGAGCAAATAAATCTCCAACGAATGTTTCCAGAAAATATGAGGCTGGAAATGTTTAAAATTCTAGGATCTTTAATATTACTTCTTACTCTATTCGGCATTGGAGTTTGGGCATTTAAAAAATTCCTAAAATCTAAAGGTCAAGGTTTTGGTAACTCTTCGACAATCAAGATTCTTGATAGACGCTCCTTAAACCCCAAAACTTGTATCTACATCATTCGGGTAGTAAATAAAACTCTTGTCATTGCAGAGTCCGGAGAGAAAATCACCCTGCTTTCAGAATTCCCTCCAGATACAGATATCAATGAACTCCTACAACAAAACGAAAAAAAAGGACCTTCATCTACTTCTGATTTTCTTAGTAAGAGCATACGGAAATTTTATAAAACTAAGAAGATGGACGACGCACGAGTTTCTAATCTGACTGACAAAGAATTTTAA
- a CDS encoding CPBP family intramembrane glutamic endopeptidase, whose translation MMHSWLFFLVFLALAAISSRNFFTWPKPSEKTPLQLKHILVGVVLLLLPGLIPLITGSHSDISWRSFHGIFLACAFIFYLLGLPIEITRSVFYSGNKPGVTFLKALFSAVRMWIIVIPITQIIGTVLNKGLTLILPLEAIQEQTLTQEVQDTLTSTVYDYGFIFSLGILIPIAEEIFFRGFLQTFLKNKMNRIYALLYSSVIFALTHVEHSWGSLVFVPVLLIFSLFTGFLYEKERHIAAPIVLHILFNVTNIGMLSV comes from the coding sequence ATGATGCATTCCTGGTTGTTCTTTCTTGTGTTTCTAGCTTTAGCAGCTATTTCCTCAAGAAACTTTTTTACTTGGCCAAAACCTTCAGAAAAAACCCCACTACAGCTAAAACATATTCTTGTTGGGGTTGTTCTTTTGCTTCTTCCAGGATTAATTCCACTTATTACAGGATCTCATTCCGATATTTCTTGGCGTTCTTTCCATGGGATATTTTTAGCCTGCGCCTTCATCTTTTACCTTTTAGGCTTACCCATTGAAATCACAAGAAGCGTGTTTTACTCTGGAAATAAACCTGGGGTAACGTTTTTAAAAGCGTTATTTTCAGCCGTAAGGATGTGGATCATTGTTATTCCCATTACACAAATTATTGGTACAGTTCTTAATAAAGGGCTCACACTAATCTTACCTTTAGAGGCCATTCAAGAACAAACTCTCACTCAAGAAGTTCAGGACACCCTAACATCCACAGTGTACGATTACGGGTTTATTTTCAGTTTAGGAATTTTGATCCCCATTGCTGAGGAGATATTCTTCAGAGGTTTTCTGCAAACCTTTCTGAAAAATAAAATGAATAGGATTTACGCTCTTCTTTATTCATCAGTAATCTTCGCTCTTACTCACGTAGAGCATTCCTGGGGAAGTTTAGTCTTTGTCCCTGTTCTTTTAATTTTTTCTCTATTTACGGGATTTCTTTATGAAAAAGAACGCCACATCGCTGCGCCCATAGTATTGCATATACTATTTAATGTAACAAACATTGGAATGTTGTCTGTATAA
- a CDS encoding putative quorum-sensing-regulated virulence factor — MTALIFYDTETTGTQIDKDRIIEIAAFNNVTKESFVTYVNPKIPIPEEASKIHGITTSTVASAPDFPEAYKQFRDFCGNEAVLVAHNNDGFDFPLLEKECRRHSLEPLTLRTIDSLKWAQKYRPDLPKHNLQYLRQVYGFAENQAHRALDDVITLHDVFSALIGDLSAEQVLALMEESCHPKTFKMPFGKYKGKPLTEVPASYIQWLENQGNLDKDMKAAIDLMKQMT, encoded by the coding sequence ATGACAGCACTTATTTTTTATGATACGGAAACTACAGGAACACAGATAGATAAAGATCGTATTATAGAAATTGCTGCCTTTAACAATGTAACTAAAGAATCCTTTGTAACTTATGTGAATCCAAAAATTCCTATTCCAGAGGAAGCATCAAAAATTCATGGAATTACTACATCTACAGTAGCTTCAGCTCCTGATTTTCCAGAAGCCTATAAGCAATTCCGTGATTTTTGTGGAAATGAAGCTGTCCTTGTTGCACACAACAACGACGGTTTTGACTTCCCTTTACTTGAAAAGGAATGTCGTCGGCATTCCTTGGAACCTTTAACCTTACGAACCATAGATTCTTTAAAGTGGGCGCAAAAGTATCGCCCCGATCTGCCTAAACATAACTTACAATATCTGCGTCAGGTGTATGGCTTTGCTGAAAATCAAGCCCACCGAGCTTTGGACGATGTGATTACTCTCCACGATGTATTTTCTGCGCTGATTGGAGACCTTTCCGCAGAGCAAGTGCTCGCTTTAATGGAAGAGAGCTGTCACCCTAAAACATTTAAAATGCCTTTTGGCAAATACAAAGGCAAACCCCTTACCGAAGTTCCCGCATCTTATATCCAATGGTTGGAAAATCAAGGAAATCTGGATAAAGATATGAAAGCAGCTATCGACTTAATGAAACAAATGACATGA
- a CDS encoding HAD-IIB family hydrolase has protein sequence MDRLLITDIDGTITHLPHHLDPEIIKNLRHLYHSGWKLFFLTGRYFSYANHLFRDLSVPYLLGCQNGACVWSSEENKFLYFQDIPSEILPVLETYVEDADVIFSVEAGAMNQDQYYRFASCPAEKDLLLQLDPIYFPNARERERLIETKNLSRDYPHETFAVAKIFGKKNEVKKVQERMNQSKELVSNLAMTLMRWPFDFDYAILFMTDKLVSKGYAVNRIVDLVYEGQRPFIMASGDDANDVGLIENGDFKIVMNSAPQHMHGIADFLASPAKDLGILSAWEAGVEQYRRIKSS, from the coding sequence ATGGATAGATTACTGATTACGGATATAGACGGTACGATTACGCATCTTCCACATCATTTAGACCCTGAAATTATTAAGAATTTGCGGCATTTGTATCATTCTGGATGGAAGTTATTTTTCCTTACGGGAAGGTATTTTTCTTATGCGAATCACCTCTTTAGAGATCTGTCAGTTCCTTACTTATTGGGATGTCAAAATGGTGCCTGTGTTTGGTCCTCTGAGGAGAATAAATTTCTTTATTTCCAAGATATTCCTAGTGAGATTTTGCCCGTCCTAGAGACGTATGTGGAAGATGCAGACGTGATTTTCTCCGTAGAAGCTGGGGCAATGAATCAGGATCAATACTATCGATTTGCGTCTTGCCCTGCTGAAAAGGACTTACTACTTCAGCTGGATCCTATATATTTTCCTAATGCAAGGGAGAGGGAGAGATTAATAGAGACTAAAAATCTTTCCAGAGATTATCCCCACGAAACGTTTGCTGTCGCAAAAATCTTTGGGAAAAAAAATGAAGTCAAAAAGGTTCAAGAAAGAATGAACCAATCGAAGGAATTAGTTTCAAACTTGGCTATGACGTTAATGCGCTGGCCTTTTGATTTTGACTATGCGATCTTATTCATGACGGATAAATTAGTCTCTAAGGGTTATGCTGTGAACCGTATCGTGGATTTAGTTTATGAGGGGCAAAGGCCGTTTATAATGGCTTCTGGGGACGATGCTAATGATGTTGGTTTGATAGAGAACGGGGATTTTAAGATAGTAATGAATTCTGCTCCCCAACATATGCACGGCATAGCAGATTTTCTTGCCTCCCCAGCGAAAGATTTAGGAATACTTTCGGCATGGGAGGCTGGCGTTGAGCAGTATCGCAGGATTAAGAGTTCTTAG
- a CDS encoding CNNM domain-containing protein: MTDSPFFWLGVNFLCIVLQGFYSMMEMACVSFNRVRLQYYLTKDHKKARYINFLIRRPYRLFGTVMLGVNITLQVGSESSRNCYKALGFSPDYAPFTQIFLVVIFAELLPLTISRKIPERLALWGAPILYYSHYLFYPLIQFIGSLTEGIYYLLKIKKEKLNSTLSRDEFQKALETHHEEQDFNVIATNIFSLSATSAEQVCQPLDQVTMLPSTANVKDLRRKIKSTDMEFIPVYHKVRKNVIGIALPKDFVNKSPEDSLIHNLHSPWFITAKSKLIRILKEFRDNRSSVAVVLNSSGEPMGILSLSAIFNILFNTSNIAQLKPKTVSVIERTFPGNTPLKDLQKELGIELTRYGVETLAQLVLQLLDTPAEIGTSVITDNLLLEVKEVSLYGIKSVSIKNLLS; the protein is encoded by the coding sequence ATGACTGATTCTCCTTTCTTTTGGCTTGGGGTTAATTTTCTATGTATTGTCCTTCAGGGATTTTATTCTATGATGGAAATGGCATGCGTTTCTTTTAACCGCGTACGTCTGCAATACTATCTAACAAAAGATCATAAGAAAGCTCGCTATATTAACTTCCTTATTCGTCGTCCTTATCGTCTATTCGGAACGGTGATGCTTGGTGTGAACATAACTCTTCAAGTGGGTTCTGAATCTTCTAGGAACTGTTATAAAGCTCTAGGTTTCTCTCCAGACTATGCTCCTTTTACGCAAATCTTTCTCGTGGTCATTTTTGCCGAACTTCTGCCTTTAACAATATCTCGTAAAATTCCTGAGAGATTAGCTCTTTGGGGCGCTCCTATCTTGTATTACTCTCACTATCTCTTTTATCCCTTAATTCAGTTTATAGGCAGCCTCACAGAGGGAATTTACTACCTTTTAAAAATAAAGAAAGAAAAGCTGAACTCAACATTAAGTCGTGATGAATTCCAAAAGGCCTTAGAAACACATCATGAAGAACAAGATTTTAATGTTATTGCGACAAATATCTTTTCGTTAAGCGCAACATCTGCAGAGCAAGTATGCCAACCTTTAGATCAGGTTACGATGTTGCCTTCTACGGCAAATGTTAAAGATTTACGCCGTAAGATTAAAAGCACTGACATGGAATTTATTCCTGTCTATCATAAAGTGCGTAAAAATGTGATAGGGATAGCTCTTCCCAAGGATTTTGTGAATAAGAGTCCTGAGGATTCTCTAATTCATAATCTCCATTCTCCATGGTTCATTACAGCGAAATCTAAATTGATTCGTATACTAAAAGAATTTCGAGATAACCGCTCTAGCGTTGCTGTTGTCTTGAATTCTTCTGGAGAACCTATGGGGATCCTCAGTTTAAGCGCGATTTTTAACATCTTATTTAATACATCTAACATCGCTCAACTAAAACCGAAAACGGTTTCCGTAATAGAAAGAACATTTCCAGGAAATACCCCCCTAAAGGATCTACAAAAAGAACTGGGAATTGAGCTAACTCGTTATGGGGTAGAAACCTTAGCCCAACTAGTTTTACAGTTGCTAGATACTCCTGCGGAAATTGGGACTTCTGTAATTACTGATAACCTTCTTTTAGAGGTTAAAGAAGTGTCGTTATACGGGATTAAAAGCGTCTCCATTAAGAATCTACTTTCATAA